In a single window of the Arachis hypogaea cultivar Tifrunner chromosome 6, arahy.Tifrunner.gnm2.J5K5, whole genome shotgun sequence genome:
- the LOC112697263 gene encoding vacuolar-processing enzyme → MNHKTTCWVALILSMCLSSTITTLEGVRPIMRNIQQQKGANGNRWGVLVAGSNGYENYRHQADVCHAYQVLKKGGLKDENIIVFMYDDIANNTQNPKPGTIINKPNGPDVYKGVPKDYSGEHTNAKKFYAVLSGNRSAITGGTGKVVDSGPNDTIFIYYADHGAPGFVTMPVGENVFANDFIDVLKKKHAAKGYKKIVIYLEACESGSMFEGILTNNLNIYATTASNSTDPSFAAYCDNEYDTCLGDVFSVSWLEDSDKTDGRKETLKRQYERVRERTLHWDDGSSSEVMQYGDKMISNDFLVNYIGANPAINKNSKTNNAYFFDAPTIFVSQRDATILHLRHKLSIAPEGTSEKSEAEKRLLLEIAEREQVDNNIKRIVNLLFGEKSGSEVITNVRSAGQPLVDDWDCFKNYMKIYETHCGTLSTYGKKYSRTFANICNAGISEEQMIVASAKAC, encoded by the exons atgaatcataaaaccACTTGTTGGGTTGCATTGATACTCTCAATGTGTCTAAGTTCGACAATAACAACGTTGGAGGGTGTTCGTCCAATAATGCGTAATATTCAACAACAAAAGGGTGCAAATGGAAATAGATGGGGTGTCCTTGTTGCTGGTTCTAATGGGTATGAAAACTATAGGCACCAAGCTGATGTATGCCATGCCTATCAAGTACTAAAGAAAGGTGGTCTTAAGGATGAAAACATCATTGTTTTCATGTATGATGACATCGCTAATAACACACAAAACCCAAAACCTGGTACTATAATCAATAAACCCAACGGTCCAGATGTTTATAAAGGTGTTCCCAAG GATTACAGTGGAGAACATACAAATGCCAAAAAATTTTATGCTGTGCTTAGTGGTAACAGAAGTGCTATTACTGGAGGCACTGGTAAAGTGGTGGACAGTGGCCCTAATGACACCATTTTTATTTACTATGCTGATCATGGTGCCCCCGGCTTCGTTA CTATGCCGGTTGGTGAGAATGTTTTTGCCAACGATTTTATCGATGTGTTGAAAAAGAAACACGCCGCTAAGGGCTATAAAAAGATC GTGATATACTTGGAAGCATGTGAATCTGGGAGCATGTTCGAAGGGATTCTAACGAATAATTTAAACATATACGCAACCACTGCTTCCAATTCAACTGATCCGAGTTTTGCTGCTTATTGTGATAATGAATATGACACTTGCTTGGGCGACGTCTTTAGTGTTTCATGGTTAGAAGACAG TGACAAAACTGATGGGAGGAAAGAAACTCTGAAACGGCAATATGAAAGG GTTAGAGAGAGAACATTGCATTGGGACGATGGCTCCAGTTCTGAGGTCATGCAATATGGAGATAAAATGATCAGCAATGATTTTCTGGTTAACTACATTGGTGCAAACCCTGCCATCAACAAGAATAGTAAAACGAATAATGCATATTTTTTCGATGCTCCAACAATATTTGTCAGCCAAAGAGATGCTACTATTCTCCATCTAAGGCACAAG TTGAGCATTGCTCCAGAAGGTACGAGTGAAAAATCAGAAGCTGAAAAGAGATTATTACTTGAAATAGCTGAGAGGGAGCAAGTAGACAATAACATAAAACGTATTGTAAATCTCTTATTTGGAGAAAAGAGTGGCTCTGAGGTGATCACTAATGTTCGTTCAGCAGGACAACCTCTTGTGGATGATTGGGATTGCTTCAAGAATTAT ATGAAAATTTATGAGACCCATTGCGGCACTTTATCAACTTATGGGAAAAAATACTCGAGGACTTTTGCTAACATATGCAATGCTGGCATTTCTGAAGAGCAAATGATTGTAGCATCAGCTAAAGCTTGTTAG